A region from the bacterium genome encodes:
- a CDS encoding helix-turn-helix domain-containing protein, whose product MKEKDIVMRVKEVKRLRVIEEATSKQMTQRKAASILGLSERQVRRMVKKVAREGPIGIIHCSRNKPSNRKIPEQLKEK is encoded by the coding sequence ATGAAGGAAAAGGACATTGTCATGAGGGTAAAGGAAGTAAAGAGATTAAGGGTGATAGAAGAGGCTACTTCGAAGCAGATGACTCAAAGAAAAGCTGCCTCTATCCTTGGTCTCTCAGAAAGACAGGTAAGGAGAATGGTCAAAAAAGTTGCCAGAGAAGGCCCAATTGGAATAATTCATTGTTCAAGAAACAAACCTTCAAATAGAAAAATTCCAGAGCAATTAAAGGAAAAGG